The nucleotide sequence GACTTTGCTTTGCAGTTTGGTTATGGACTGATAATCCAGATGGTCATAATGGTCATGTGTGATAAGTACCGCGTCAATAGCAGGCAGCTTTTCTACAATCCCCAACAAATCGTCACTGTATCGCTTTGGGCCGATAAAGGAAACCGGGGATGCAATAGGGCCCAGCATTGGATCCACCAAAATTTTCTTCTTGTCGATGCTTAAGATAAAAGCAGAATGGCCAAGCCAGGTTAAGCTGTCTTCATCCGAGTTGATCGCATTCCAATCAATTTCAGAAACCGGCAAGCGAACGGACGGGCTGGTTTCTTCTCGCGAGGACATTGAAGTAGCAAGTGTCGCAGGAACTTCAATACTGCCGGCTGGTATTTCAGAAGGCAGATTGACGAATTTTCCATCCTTGTAATTATCAAATGCCTCATATGTTTCTTTTTGTTCTTTGCTCGGATTACCACCAAAAGTCGGCGATAGATTGACAACCAGCAGAACAGCCATCACCAATACACTGATTATGACTAGCAGGGATCGCATGATTTTCTTTAAAATCTTTTTTCTTGTGGAGGCATCTTTTCTTTTCTTCTTCTTTGGTGGATGTTTTTCAAAATCCGACATTTGATCCCTCGCCTTGTGTGTAAATTAGTTGATAGGCCGATTGCCTAATAATTTCAGTAAAGTGTATTGGTTTTAACATTTCCTGTCCTGCGTATAAATCAATTACTATGCAAGTACTTCTTATGCATTTACTTATTAACTTTACAAAATCAATAACAAAATTTAATGCTGTAGGACTGAAAGTTTCTTTCAAATGGAGTAATTGTCCTAAATTATATGATTTTTAAAGAAAAATGAAACTTTATTGCCATTATACGGGTATAGACAGTAATGACAGTTTAAATTAAGGAGGAAATCCAATGAACGTCAATTTATTATTGTCCATCGTAATGTTGATTGTTGGTCTTGCTTTTTTAACGTTAACGTTTCTATTTCCAGACGAAATTAAAATTGGAGCGTTTTTAGCTTCTATAGCAATTGCCGCTATTTTTTATGTTCAATATATGAGAAAAAAGAAAAGACTTAAAAGCAATTGAATTTGAGAACGCAACTAAGATAAAGAAATCGCTTTTTTTAAAAATTTTGTTCATCCTCACGCTATTTGCTTATCAATTTCGTCCTTTCTATAAATATTTTTGCTGAATTGAAAGCATTAACTTAATCTCAAATAAGCCAAATCACCTGAAGTACAAGTAATGATCGAAGGAAAAAAAACCGACCGTTCGCTACAAAACTTCTTGCAACGGCAGTTCTTTTCACCCTGCCCTTTCATTGTACATAAACGCAACAACTTTCTCCTGTTCCGCAATTTTTATGTAAGTCCTCATTTTTGGGATTGAAGTTAGATAGGAATATAAGAATGAAGTGAATTCTTTCAAGGGATAAGGAATCTATTTCAGAAACACCCTGTTAAAATATAGATTATAAACTTATTCCAGTATCTTAAATTATTATACAAACAGATTAATCTTCATTTACTTTTGTTCGTTCAATAAGTTTTTTACTAACAAACATAAAGTATGAAAGATCACTTCACTACAAATATAGCATCTTTTCCTTTATCAGCAGATAGTTCACTTTATTAAAGCAGTCACATGTAAATCGTTTATGTAAACATAAGGTATTGAGCTCTAAAGTTGTATATTCAATGCTGTTAATGAATCGTTTAAATTCAAACGTTGAAATACCGCAGCACAAGAAGAACATTATAGAGTATGAATTAAGTGAAGACAGCCTCTTTTAACGCGAAAGCTGGGGAACTAAAAAAGATGACACTGACAGAGTGGTAAACCCACATTATCAGTGTCATCTTTTTAGAATAAAACTTGAGTGTCTTTTTTCTTGAATTGTTCAAAATATGTTCCGCAACTTTAAAAAATCTTGATTTTTATCATGCATTATTCAGCAACCGAGCGAAGCAATTTAATCAACGGGGCTTTGGTTTCAAATCCTATTCCTGGAACGTCCGGTAAACCCACATATCCATTTTCAACTGGAATATCATCGGCAAATCCTCCAAATGGTTCAAAAATTCCCGGATACGACTCATTCCCGCCTAGCCCCAATCCCGCTGCAATATTCAGAGACAATTGATGCCCCCCGTGTGGAATGCAACGGCGAGAAGACCAGCCATGTTCTTTCAACATATCCAGTATTCTCATATACTCCACCAGCCCATAACTCAATGCACAATCGAACTGCAGATAATCCCGGTCCGGCCGCATTCCCCCGTAGCGGATGAGGTTTCGGGCATCCTGCATGGAAAACAGATTTTCTCCTGTAGCCATCGGGTGTTTATAATGCTTGGAAAGCTCCGCTTGAAGTTCATAATCCAACGGATCTCCTACTTCCTCATACCAAAACAAGTTATAGGGCTCTAATTTTTCTGCATACTGAATCGCTGTCTCCAGATCAAACCGTCCGTTTACGTCCACCGCCAGAGATTGGCCGGATGGCACCACTTCCAGGACGGCTTCGATTCTTCGAAGATCTTCGTCTAAACCGTTTCCGATTTTCATCTTCACAACGGAATACCCCAGATCCAGGTAGCCTCTCATTTCATCTTGAAGCATTTTATCGTCTTTTCCTGGCTGATAGTAGCCGCCTGCCGCATAAACAAATACTTTATCGTCCGGCTTTCCATCCCCGTAACGGTCGGCCAGCAATTGATAAAGCGGCTTCTCTTCTATTTTGGCAACGGCGTCCCAAATTGCCATATCAAGCGTTCCGACCGCAACCGACCGTTCCCCGTGGCCGCCTGGCTTTTCGCCCGTCATTAAAATATCCCAAATCTTATGAGGATCAAAATTAGATCCCTCATCATTTAAAATATCATTTGTTTCCGCTTCCAACAAACGAGGGATAAACCGTTCGTGAAGCAGTCCGCTTGGCGCATACCGGCCATTTGAGTTAAAACCGTATCCTACCACTCGTCTGCCATTCTTAAACACATCCGTGACGATTGCTACGACCGAAACATTCATTTTTGAAAAATCAATATACGCATTGCTGATACTCGATTTAATAGGTACGGCTTTTTCTTTGATATCAATAATCTTCATCTTGAAACCTCCCATTCCGAATTTATAATCTAGTTTAAGAATAATTAATAAATTTATTAATGTCAATGTAAAGCGCTTATTTACTTTAAATTAGTTAAAAAAGCTCAGTAATAAATTTTTTAATTTGAATGCATATAAAAAAGACGCTTCATGTTAAGAAACGTCTTCTATTATTCGTTTTTCTTATTCCTTGGTTTGTTTTCGATAATTCTCAAAATTTCCTGCCCGCCGCGATGCCTGTGGGAATGCATCAAGAGTTGAGCCGCTTTGCTGTCTTGGGCTCGCATGGCAGCAACGATTGCCCGATGTTCCTTAATGGACCGGACAGGAAGCTCTCGCTCATTAATGGTAAACAACCTTGCCCGGTACAACTGATCCGAATGGCTGTCCATTATATTTTTCAACCGTTCATTCCGTGAGGACTCAACGATCAAATTATGAAATTGATTGTCTATATCTAAATAAGCCTTTAAATTATTTTCTTTCAGATACTTTTCCTGATTCGCAATGAGAGAATCCAGAATTTCGAGCTGCTCTTCGCTGATATGCAATGTCGCTAACTCGGCAGCCACTCCCTCCAACGCTTCAGCGATTTGGCACAGTTGCTCAATATTTTCTTTGACGATTGGTTCGACGATAAACCCTTTGCGGGGGATCAACCGAATCCAGCGATCCATCTCCAATCGAATCAATGCTTCGCGAACCGGCGTCCGGCTCATCTCCAGCATTTCGATAATTTCACGTTCCAAAAAAGCCTCATTAGGCTGAAGCTGTAAGTTCCGGATCGCTTTTTGAATAATTATATAAGCCTGCTGCGGCAAACGGTCTTCATTTGTTTCTTCCTTGTATCGCAATAAGGTCTTCTTCAGATCAGAATTATCGCTGCTTCTTCTCTCTTTTTCCTTCATGAGATTCACCAAATTTCAATTTAATAAAAGTGCCGATATTGAATAAATTATATCAGATTTCCACCTGTATAAGCATGGTTTCAAAGGTAACTTCTGTTTTGGCATATAACTCTTTTTGAAAATGATCTGGCTTAAAATCATTAATAGCACCGAATAGTTAGCTTTCTATTGGTTTCACATCACTAACCTGATCAAAATTGAACACTACAGACACACCGGCGATGGAAGCTTAGAACAACACGGCGTCAATACCAACTTCGGATAGGTATTTTCCATTATTCAATTTTATTCCAGTCCTTTAATATCGTAATTTTCCAATTATAAGCTGTTCCTGGAATCGCACCATAATTAGTGATTGTTTAGTTGCAATTATTATAATAGCTAATAACAGTGCAATTAATCGCAGCATTGGATTTACAATCTTTTATTCTTTGGACAACTCTTACTGAGTAACCCAGATCCTTTTGAAATGCAAGTTTCAAAACCTTATGTTACGGCCATTTGAATCTATCATTTTTTCGTATAAAATCAGTTTTAAGGGATTTTCTAATATAGCGCATGGTATCGGAAGTTTAAATGTAACTTAAATAGCTTTAAATTACATTCAAAATTATTAAAAAATATTCTTCATTTCAGTTATACTAAAGACAATTATTATCTTTTTAAAAAAGATAATCGTCCTAAGCTAGTCCCACTTAAGGATTCAGAACTAGTAATTTTTGAGATAACTACTCTTTGTATAAGAAAAGGGAGCGTTGGTATGTCGAGACTAGATAATTCCCGATGGAAAATGAGTATGGCTGGCTTTACTGCGTTTGTTTTAGCTACTATTTTCTTCTTAATAACGGGGCCAAATATACCTGGAATATTTGGGTTTTTAATATCCGCAATAGTATTGTTCATTCTAAATGCTATTTATGTTTTATATACAAACAAGAGGTCAGGGAACACAAAAAAATCAAATATAAACTAACTGTTAGACATTTATTTTTATCTTAATTTTGAATGTAACTTAACTGCACAAAAGTTACATTCAAATCCTAGTCTTTACCCTAAAACTTCTACTTGGATTTTGCCGCGGCTTTTTTCAATTCATCCAGATCGCTCTGCAGCTCACTGATTTTCTGATTCTACCCTATCAGCAATTCGACAATCTGATTTAGCGATTGTGGAGCAACCACCAAATCCACAATTTCAAAAAATTTTGAACACTTCAATGGTTTCCTGCATGATAGACACTTTTCTTATTTCATCATTTCGCTGTCATCAGCGCTGTGCATCCACCGGGTCAAGTCAATCATACTCCCTTTATATTTCCAATCTGCACAGGCAGCAAAAAGAAGCAGGCAATCGTGGATTTCCATGATTGCCTGCTTCATTCATATCGTCAAGCGCCTTAAGTCGATGAAATCGGCATAAGCCTGGATGCTTTTAGCGAATATAAAATCATTCAGCATCCTTGTCTTCTTCTGCACCTTCAACTCCGCCGCCTTAATTTGCTGCAGTAATCTTATAAATCTTACCGCCATCAGTGGCTGCAATAAGCGCGCCATCCTCCGTTACAAGAATATCCCGGAAACGTTCGCCTTCATCAGTCAATAGGCGTTCTTCTCCAACGATGGTGTCGCCTTCAATAACGACACGTGCAATATAGCTCGACACTAAACCACCGATGAACAAGTTGTTCTCCCATTCAGGAATTGCGTTGTTATCATAGAATGAACTACCACTTGGCGCACTTGTCGGATCCCAATAATATCTTGGTTCAATAAAACCTTGCGCCTCGTGTTCTGAAATGCCCTCATTGATTAATTCACCAGAGTACTCGAGACCATAAGAAACAATCGGCCATCCATAGTTATTGCCTGGTTCAATAATATTCAGTTCATCCCCAGCTTGTGGACCGAATTCAACAATCCATAAGTCTCCTGTTTCAGGGTGGAAGTCTATACCTTGAATATTACGGTGACCGTAGCTGTAAATGCCATCCAGTGCGTCTTCATCTTCAACAAATGGATTCGTCTCTACCGGTTCCCCGTCTTGTGTAATGTGAATTACTTTGCCTAAATAAGCATCCAAGTCTTGTGCACGTTCACGAATTGGATCATCTGAGCGCTCACCAGTTGTTAAGAACAGGTTGCCGTCATCATCAAAGATAATACGTCCCCCATAGTGCAAGGTACCCTCATATGCTGGCAATGCTTGGAAGATCACTTCAAATCCTTCAAGTGAGGCTTCATCTTCTGATAAAACACCTTTACCGACAGCAGTGACAGTCCCCCCTTCAACATCTTGGGAAAACGTCAGAAATACCAATCTTGATTCATCAAAATCAGGAGCAATCGTGACATCAAGCAAACCACCTTGATCTTCGCTATTCACTTTGGGTGTACCTGCGATTGGGTCGGAAACAGAGCCATCTTCAAGGTTCACAATAAGAAGTTCTGCTGAATCCCTTTGCGTAACAAACAAGCGGTTTGGTTCAAACTCTGCCATACCCCAAGAAACGCCAAGCCCCTCAACAACAACTTCCACATCAAGTTCTGTTTCAGTCTTTACTGCAGGTGCTCTTGTTTGTTCTGGAAATGCCGGTTCAAACTCAGTAACTTTTGGTTCAGTCTCTGCAGCTTCTCCATCTGCACTTTCCTCAACGCCCTCTTCAGTACCTTCTGCTGTTTCAGGGTTTTCGTCAGCACT is from Planococcus liqunii and encodes:
- a CDS encoding mandelate racemase/muconate lactonizing enzyme family protein, encoding MKIIDIKEKAVPIKSSISNAYIDFSKMNVSVVAIVTDVFKNGRRVVGYGFNSNGRYAPSGLLHERFIPRLLEAETNDILNDEGSNFDPHKIWDILMTGEKPGGHGERSVAVGTLDMAIWDAVAKIEEKPLYQLLADRYGDGKPDDKVFVYAAGGYYQPGKDDKMLQDEMRGYLDLGYSVVKMKIGNGLDEDLRRIEAVLEVVPSGQSLAVDVNGRFDLETAIQYAEKLEPYNLFWYEEVGDPLDYELQAELSKHYKHPMATGENLFSMQDARNLIRYGGMRPDRDYLQFDCALSYGLVEYMRILDMLKEHGWSSRRCIPHGGHQLSLNIAAGLGLGGNESYPGIFEPFGGFADDIPVENGYVGLPDVPGIGFETKAPLIKLLRSVAE
- a CDS encoding GntR family transcriptional regulator; this translates as MRYKEETNEDRLPQQAYIIIQKAIRNLQLQPNEAFLEREIIEMLEMSRTPVREALIRLEMDRWIRLIPRKGFIVEPIVKENIEQLCQIAEALEGVAAELATLHISEEQLEILDSLIANQEKYLKENNLKAYLDIDNQFHNLIVESSRNERLKNIMDSHSDQLYRARLFTINERELPVRSIKEHRAIVAAMRAQDSKAAQLLMHSHRHRGGQEILRIIENKPRNKKNE
- a CDS encoding PQQ-dependent sugar dehydrogenase, encoding MTKVSWSRLMFFTMLIFVLVLAACGNDDTSNEESTDDPDAATEESADENPETAEGTEEGVEESADGEAAETEPKVTEFEPAFPEQTRAPAVKTETELDVEVVVEGLGVSWGMAEFEPNRLFVTQRDSAELLIVNLEDGSVSDPIAGTPKVNSEDQGGLLDVTIAPDFDESRLVFLTFSQDVEGGTVTAVGKGVLSEDEASLEGFEVIFQALPAYEGTLHYGGRIIFDDDGNLFLTTGERSDDPIRERAQDLDAYLGKVIHITQDGEPVETNPFVEDEDALDGIYSYGHRNIQGIDFHPETGDLWIVEFGPQAGDELNIIEPGNNYGWPIVSYGLEYSGELINEGISEHEAQGFIEPRYYWDPTSAPSGSSFYDNNAIPEWENNLFIGGLVSSYIARVVIEGDTIVGEERLLTDEGERFRDILVTEDGALIAATDGGKIYKITAAN